One window of the Archangium primigenium genome contains the following:
- a CDS encoding OmpA family protein translates to MREDPDLQALLHGGGQDDELWLISYADLLTLLIGFFVLLLAVSPPKTAQFERMAASLTGEATPLEELKEKVDTFITQEGLEKKVLTRQEQDGLVIEFKDALLFDSGSADLRAEGAQAITPIARMLQTLPRRGLVIEGYTDDVPIRTSRFASNWELSSQRAINVRAALEQSGVGRERMSVRGFADTRRVDVQGPPEEQRAANRRVVIRVE, encoded by the coding sequence GTGAGGGAGGATCCGGACCTGCAGGCGCTCCTGCACGGCGGCGGTCAGGACGACGAGCTGTGGCTCATCAGCTACGCGGACCTGCTCACGCTGCTCATCGGCTTCTTCGTGCTGCTGCTCGCCGTGTCCCCGCCCAAGACGGCCCAGTTCGAGCGCATGGCCGCCTCCCTCACCGGCGAGGCCACGCCGCTCGAGGAGCTCAAGGAGAAGGTGGACACCTTCATCACCCAGGAGGGGCTGGAGAAGAAGGTGCTCACGCGCCAGGAGCAGGACGGGCTCGTCATCGAGTTCAAGGACGCGCTCCTGTTCGACTCCGGCTCGGCGGACCTCCGCGCCGAGGGCGCCCAGGCCATCACCCCCATCGCGCGCATGCTGCAGACGCTGCCGCGCCGGGGGCTCGTCATCGAGGGCTACACCGATGACGTGCCCATCCGCACTTCCCGTTTCGCCTCCAACTGGGAGCTGTCCTCCCAGCGCGCCATCAACGTGCGCGCCGCTCTGGAGCAGAGCGGCGTGGGCCGCGAGCGGATGTCCGTGCGCGGCTTCGCCGATACCCGCCGCGTGGACGTCCAGGGCCCTCCCGAGGAACAGCGCGCCGCCAACCGCCGGGTCGTCATCCGGGTGGAATAG
- a CDS encoding tetratricopeptide repeat protein: MVSARFWGLLLVAALPACETTATSKVLVVPDEMRRTAAPSSTPGASKAKPPLPPPQKYILRMAENGRVWEMELPEATGGYEVRLPLVAGGPVEMLTSADEEMLAEAVVGAQAKAGEKDAAPLIDANKAARTRSYLGGVARVKEMFAARRYELALIELVSLEKEYPQDARLLAMKGSLYMKLGQQKLARQAWEKALSINPEDAGVAEALRATASAGEE, from the coding sequence ATGGTGAGCGCGCGCTTCTGGGGATTGTTGCTCGTCGCGGCGCTGCCCGCGTGCGAGACCACGGCCACGTCCAAGGTGCTGGTGGTGCCCGACGAGATGCGGCGCACGGCCGCGCCCAGCAGCACGCCCGGGGCGAGCAAGGCCAAGCCGCCGCTCCCGCCGCCGCAGAAGTACATCCTGCGCATGGCGGAGAACGGGCGCGTCTGGGAGATGGAGCTGCCCGAGGCCACCGGCGGCTACGAGGTGCGCCTGCCGCTCGTGGCCGGCGGCCCCGTGGAGATGCTGACGTCCGCGGACGAGGAGATGCTGGCGGAGGCCGTGGTCGGCGCCCAGGCCAAGGCCGGCGAGAAGGACGCGGCGCCCCTCATCGACGCGAACAAGGCGGCGCGCACGCGCAGCTACCTGGGCGGCGTGGCGCGGGTGAAGGAGATGTTCGCCGCGCGCCGCTACGAGCTGGCCCTCATCGAGCTGGTGTCGCTGGAGAAGGAGTACCCCCAGGACGCGCGGCTGCTGGCCATGAAGGGCTCGCTGTACATGAAGCTCGGCCAGCAGAAGCTCGCGCGCCAGGCCTGGGAGAAGGCCCTGAGCATCAACCCCGAGGACGCGGGCGTGGCCGAGGCCCTCCGCGCCACCGCCTCCGCAGGAGAGGAATAG
- a CDS encoding MotA/TolQ/ExbB proton channel family protein — protein sequence MHFIVGLLGLALTLAYTLTQGHTSGFSGVIHVPSLVLLGCAPLCMTVASYKFSELAGAARAVARALRFSAARSRAELYESLTQFAAEVRQRRPARALEIASAARHDVLRQLGPLVVRQYSSEDIESTASTSLFCMVSGMKRAEDVLGTLSRVAPATGLVGTVLGLIALLKDLSRFDQLGPSMALALLCTLYGLILANAVYQPLGRVIHSHMTVAVEEARLITRALVLVREDKPLADVRKLFELSATAPAGATSAVPEVATGTGAEP from the coding sequence ATGCACTTCATCGTCGGACTCCTGGGGCTCGCCCTGACCCTGGCCTACACGCTCACCCAGGGCCACACCAGTGGCTTCAGCGGCGTCATCCACGTGCCCTCGCTCGTGCTGCTCGGCTGCGCGCCGCTGTGCATGACGGTGGCCTCCTACAAGTTCAGCGAGCTGGCGGGGGCGGCGCGGGCGGTGGCCCGGGCGCTGCGCTTCTCCGCGGCCCGCTCGCGCGCGGAGCTCTACGAGTCGCTCACCCAGTTCGCCGCCGAGGTGCGCCAGCGCCGCCCCGCCCGCGCCCTGGAGATCGCGAGCGCGGCGCGCCATGACGTGCTGCGCCAGCTCGGGCCGCTCGTGGTGCGCCAGTACTCCAGCGAGGACATCGAGAGCACCGCCAGCACCTCGCTCTTCTGCATGGTGAGCGGCATGAAGCGCGCCGAGGACGTGCTGGGCACGCTCTCGCGCGTGGCGCCCGCCACGGGCCTGGTCGGCACGGTGCTCGGCCTCATCGCGCTGCTCAAGGACCTGTCGCGCTTCGACCAGCTCGGCCCGTCCATGGCGCTCGCGCTGCTCTGTACGCTCTACGGCCTCATCCTCGCCAACGCCGTCTACCAGCCGCTCGGCCGCGTCATCCACTCGCACATGACGGTGGCGGTGGAGGAGGCCCGGCTCATCACCCGCGCGCTCGTGCTGGTGCGCGAGGACAAGCCGCTCGCCGACGTGCGCAAGCTCTTCGAGCTGTCCGCCACCGCGCCCGCTGGCGCCACCAGCGCCGTGCCCGAGGTGGCCACCGGCACCGGGGCCGAGCCGTGA